Proteins found in one Taeniopygia guttata chromosome 27, bTaeGut7.mat, whole genome shotgun sequence genomic segment:
- the LRRC3C gene encoding leucine-rich repeat-containing protein 3C: MTVARGILLRPITMGLLLQSLFLLLLLLLGSCLHPATAFPKGCYPSEEEGLKTFRCSNAQLTEVPRDIPNDTNKLYLDFNQIPFLPRDAFRDLPLLLELDLSHNAIARIETGAFQGLAEHLHSLDLSSNRLVSVSKDVFSNLKAKVNLSNNPWLCDCRLQELIRAVELAADSSGGIVCDSSTQEEHVGKAFLQVIADTDFCNAYKKTTDIAMLVTMFGWFAMVISYLVYYVRQNQEDARRHLEYLKSLPSKQRRSEESSTISTVV, from the coding sequence ATGACTGTGGCACGGGGGATTCTCCTCCGCCCCATCACCATGGgactgctcctgcagagcctcttcctcctcctcctcctcctcctgggctCCTGCCTCCACCCAGCCACTGCCTTCCCCAAGGGCTGCTACCCCTCAGAAGAGGAGGGGCTGAAGACCTTTCGCTGCAGCAACGCTCAGCTGACTGAGGTCCCCAGGGACATCCCCAATGACACCAACAAGCTCTACCTGGACTTCAACCAAATCCCCTTCCTGCCTCGCGATGCCTTCCGGGACCTGCCactcctgctggagctggatcTCTCCCACAATGCCATCGCCAGAATTGAAACTGGGGCTTTCCAGGGCCTGGCAGAGCACCTGCACTCTCTGGACTTGTCTTCCAACAGGCTGGTGTCAGTCAGCAAAGACGTCTTTAGCAACCTGAAAGCCAAGGTGAACCTGTCCAACAACCCGTGGCTGTGTGACTGTcggctgcaggagctgatccGAGCGGTGGAGCTGGCGGCCGACTCCTCGGGGGGCATCGTGTGCGACTCCTCCACACAGGAGGAGCACGTGGGCAAAGCTTTCCTGCAGGTCATCGCCGACACTGACTTCTGCAACGCGTACAAGAAGACCACGGACATCGCCATGCTGGTCACCATGTTCGGCTGGTTCGCCATGGTGATTTCCTACCTGGTTTACTACGTGAGGCAGAACCAGGAGGACGCCCGGCGGCACCTGGAGTATCTCAAGTCACTGCCCAGCAAGCAGCGGCGATCGGAGGAGTCGTCCACCATCAGCACTGTGGTGTGA
- the ZPBP2 gene encoding zona pellucida-binding protein 2 isoform X2 produces the protein MAGGGGRPRCSPGALLSVAAVVVVARWVRAEQKEEQSIDLIRKNEVYGDTRHEVNVYVKVFTNSPFLVCMDLALSQERIIDPNYLWTGPDGRDLQGQSYVNLTETGKLMVMGFMVSMSGAYTCTLSHKVIETTTQEETEMVEAYKFMVYAYREAEHAYQVSVRFSTTGCRLRNNGLFIEVLKKILNGTISHLTCHITESSYKCHSIRTPKNGLQYELFVNFLVNPFAPGWEEVCHEVLYDCEDVTNRRVRQVLCQSPRVFSASLAPTSSSAPADMTGSRANWEVFPSAEARFEARVSGCSYNTVRGQQLLHDSHRQLSARFWEKPPHPPELRQLLRGL, from the exons AtggcggggggcggcgggcggcccCGCTGCTCCCCGGGCGCTCTCCTGAGCGTGGCGGCCGTGGTGGTGGTGGCCAGATGGG TGAGAGCAGAACAGAAGGAAGAACAATCTATTGATTTAATTAGAAAGAATGAAGTTTATGGTGACACCAGGCATGAAG TGAATGTGTATGTTAAGGTGTTCACAAACAGCCCGTTCCTGGTCTGTATGGATTTGGCTCTTTCTCAGGAAAGAATAATAGATCCCAACTATTTGTGGACGGGTCCAGATGGAAGAGATTTACAAG ggcAAAGCTATGTGAAtctgacagagacagggaaactgATGGTGATGGGTTTCATGGTGTCAATGTCTGGTGCCTACACTTGTACTCTCTCCCACAAAGTCATCGAAACCACAAcacaggaagaaacagaaatggtTGAGGCCTATAAATTCATGGTTTATG CCTACAGGGAAGCTGAGCACGCCTATCAGGTGTCTGTTCGCTTTAGCACAACGGGATGCAGGCTGAGAAACAACGGCTTGTTCATCGAGGTgctaaaaaaaatcctcaacgGCACCATCTCCCACCTGACCTGCCACATCACAGAGTCGTCCTACAAGTGCCACTCTATCAGGACACCAAAGAACGGCCTCCAGTATGAGCTGTTTGTTAATTTTCTAG TTAATCCATTTGCACCAGGATGGGAAGAAGTTTGCCACGAGGTTCTTTACGACTGTGAAGATGTGACAAACAGGAGAGTCCGACAGGTTCTGTGTCAGTCACCTCGTGTCTTCTCTGCCTCTTTAGCACCCACCtcttcctcagctcctgcagataTGACTG GCAGCAGAGCGAATTGGGAAGTTTTTCCATCAGCTGAGGCACGTTTTGAAGCACGAGTTTCGGGTTGTTCCTACAATACGGTACGTGGACAACAGCTTCTCCATGACTCCCATCGACAGCTGTCAGCCAGGTTTTGGGAAAAACCACCACACCCACCAGAACTGCGCCAGCTGCTGCG TGGTTTGTGA
- the ZPBP2 gene encoding zona pellucida-binding protein 2 isoform X1, with product MAGGGGRPRCSPGALLSVAAVVVVARWVRAEQKEEQSIDLIRKNEVYGDTRHEVNVYVKVFTNSPFLVCMDLALSQERIIDPNYLWTGPDGRDLQGQSYVNLTETGKLMVMGFMVSMSGAYTCTLSHKVIETTTQEETEMVEAYKFMVYAYREAEHAYQVSVRFSTTGCRLRNNGLFIEVLKKILNGTISHLTCHITESSYKCHSIRTPKNGLQYELFVNFLVNPFAPGWEEVCHEVLYDCEDVTNRRVRQAAERIGKFFHQLRHVLKHEFRVVPTIRYVDNSFSMTPIDSCQPGFGKNHHTHQNCASCCVVCDPGTYSPNNEVTCRTCAITGARMYGAKSCS from the exons AtggcggggggcggcgggcggcccCGCTGCTCCCCGGGCGCTCTCCTGAGCGTGGCGGCCGTGGTGGTGGTGGCCAGATGGG TGAGAGCAGAACAGAAGGAAGAACAATCTATTGATTTAATTAGAAAGAATGAAGTTTATGGTGACACCAGGCATGAAG TGAATGTGTATGTTAAGGTGTTCACAAACAGCCCGTTCCTGGTCTGTATGGATTTGGCTCTTTCTCAGGAAAGAATAATAGATCCCAACTATTTGTGGACGGGTCCAGATGGAAGAGATTTACAAG ggcAAAGCTATGTGAAtctgacagagacagggaaactgATGGTGATGGGTTTCATGGTGTCAATGTCTGGTGCCTACACTTGTACTCTCTCCCACAAAGTCATCGAAACCACAAcacaggaagaaacagaaatggtTGAGGCCTATAAATTCATGGTTTATG CCTACAGGGAAGCTGAGCACGCCTATCAGGTGTCTGTTCGCTTTAGCACAACGGGATGCAGGCTGAGAAACAACGGCTTGTTCATCGAGGTgctaaaaaaaatcctcaacgGCACCATCTCCCACCTGACCTGCCACATCACAGAGTCGTCCTACAAGTGCCACTCTATCAGGACACCAAAGAACGGCCTCCAGTATGAGCTGTTTGTTAATTTTCTAG TTAATCCATTTGCACCAGGATGGGAAGAAGTTTGCCACGAGGTTCTTTACGACTGTGAAGATGTGACAAACAGGAGAGTCCGACAG GCAGCAGAGCGAATTGGGAAGTTTTTCCATCAGCTGAGGCACGTTTTGAAGCACGAGTTTCGGGTTGTTCCTACAATACGGTACGTGGACAACAGCTTCTCCATGACTCCCATCGACAGCTGTCAGCCAGGTTTTGGGAAAAACCACCACACCCACCAGAACTGCGCCAGCTGCTGCG TGGTTTGTGATCCTGGAACTTACAGTCCCAACAATGAGGTGACGTGTCGGACCTGTGCCATAACTGGAGCCAGAATGTATGGAGCAAAATCCTGCTCTTAA
- the ZPBP2 gene encoding zona pellucida-binding protein 2 isoform X3 translates to MAGGGGRPRCSPGALLSVAAVVVVARWVRAEQKEEQSIDLIRKNEVYGDTRHEVNVYVKVFTNSPFLVCMDLALSQERIIDPNYLWTGPDGRDLQAYREAEHAYQVSVRFSTTGCRLRNNGLFIEVLKKILNGTISHLTCHITESSYKCHSIRTPKNGLQYELFVNFLVNPFAPGWEEVCHEVLYDCEDVTNRRVRQAAERIGKFFHQLRHVLKHEFRVVPTIRYVDNSFSMTPIDSCQPGFGKNHHTHQNCASCCVVCDPGTYSPNNEVTCRTCAITGARMYGAKSCS, encoded by the exons AtggcggggggcggcgggcggcccCGCTGCTCCCCGGGCGCTCTCCTGAGCGTGGCGGCCGTGGTGGTGGTGGCCAGATGGG TGAGAGCAGAACAGAAGGAAGAACAATCTATTGATTTAATTAGAAAGAATGAAGTTTATGGTGACACCAGGCATGAAG TGAATGTGTATGTTAAGGTGTTCACAAACAGCCCGTTCCTGGTCTGTATGGATTTGGCTCTTTCTCAGGAAAGAATAATAGATCCCAACTATTTGTGGACGGGTCCAGATGGAAGAGATTTACAAG CCTACAGGGAAGCTGAGCACGCCTATCAGGTGTCTGTTCGCTTTAGCACAACGGGATGCAGGCTGAGAAACAACGGCTTGTTCATCGAGGTgctaaaaaaaatcctcaacgGCACCATCTCCCACCTGACCTGCCACATCACAGAGTCGTCCTACAAGTGCCACTCTATCAGGACACCAAAGAACGGCCTCCAGTATGAGCTGTTTGTTAATTTTCTAG TTAATCCATTTGCACCAGGATGGGAAGAAGTTTGCCACGAGGTTCTTTACGACTGTGAAGATGTGACAAACAGGAGAGTCCGACAG GCAGCAGAGCGAATTGGGAAGTTTTTCCATCAGCTGAGGCACGTTTTGAAGCACGAGTTTCGGGTTGTTCCTACAATACGGTACGTGGACAACAGCTTCTCCATGACTCCCATCGACAGCTGTCAGCCAGGTTTTGGGAAAAACCACCACACCCACCAGAACTGCGCCAGCTGCTGCG TGGTTTGTGATCCTGGAACTTACAGTCCCAACAATGAGGTGACGTGTCGGACCTGTGCCATAACTGGAGCCAGAATGTATGGAGCAAAATCCTGCTCTTAA